In Struthio camelus isolate bStrCam1 chromosome 12, bStrCam1.hap1, whole genome shotgun sequence, the DNA window gcctctgctgcacagagcagggtgGGAACATACAAAGCTACAGAGAACAGCTTGTGCTCTTTCTATGCTATAGGCATGGTGGATCTGGCTGCAAGGCCCTGAATTTACATCTCTTGTGTTTAGCACTGAAAATACTTTAATTCCAAATAAGCTGTTTACCAGAAGGACGTGCCACTCTTTAACACAAACATTGCACAGGAATGAGACCAGACTCCTATTACAAGTTCGAGGAACAGATTCTTTTTGACAACTGTACATTTACTGtgattgttttgaaaaatgtcacTTTCTCTCTGGGTAATAAAAGGCACACTTAGAAAACCAACCCCATACCTCTGTAGCTACTGTTGTCTTGAGCCAATACAAACGGACCACAGCCTGTGGTTTGCTTGGATCATCTGAGAATGAAACCAAGGTTCTTGAAGGAAACCGTCACAGAAGAGTTATGCTGGATCCCTGTGCCCCATTTTGAGGTGCACAGGAATCATTTTCTCTCTGTCTGAAGCAGGACTGGAAgtgctttcctttcctctgaGACTCATCAAGGGTTTGAATTCTCTTCCCCTGCCTAGattaaggcaaaaataaaaatgtctgaagACTTCTGTAAGCAGAGAGGAAACATTCACATGAGCTCCATCAAAATACGTGATTTCTGTTTCAGCCTTTAAAACTCTTACTGTGAATTAACtaaaaaaagtgtaaattaaCTTAATGTTGAAACTGTGTTCTGTGCTGCATAGCAAAGTTGTCTACTTTGAAATGTcagcttttcaaagctttttttgtactttttttaaaaccaggACAATTTTCTGAATCTATAGTTCTCTGTTAACAGTTTTGAGTTGCTGCTTTGCCCTGAAAATGTTTTGCCGGAAAATTTCTTGCCAGTGATTATGGTGAAGCCCTAATTTCACGTTTAGGTGGGGGTGGTTGTGAAACCACAGGGATAGAAAGGCAGAAGTATAGATGAGCTGAGAGCAATACTGTCATTCAAATATGTAGCTGTCGTTTGAACTGACAACCTTTCAGAAGTTCCTTAGTTCTTGGCAGTTGAAAACAAGTTGGATTTGTTTGCCTTGCTCAGGAAAATCAACCCCTGCAGTTGAAGATTCAGCGGCGCTCCAGAGAAAGAGCTGATTAGAGGCCCAGTTTGGACAGGAAGGCCAGTCAAGTGCTTGGGGACTAGCACATGGAGAATGTAGGTTCAAATCTGTATCTGCTGCAATCCCCATGTGATATCtggctgtgtgttttcttttgagTTTCATTTCCCCTTTAGTAAAATGAGTCCTGTCTTGCCCTGTCCGCTGTGCCTTGCAGACACTTACAAGTACATTAAGAACAGGGCCGTGCTTTGCTGTCATGGTGCTATGATCCAAACAGACCCAGAGTGTCTTGCCAGTATTTCAGAACTGACTTCTTGTTGCAGATTAAATAGCAGAGGAACTTGCAAGTTTGTTTGCACAGATCCTGGCCTTGAGACAGTTATTCATACTGGCTTGCATGTCAGTTGGATTTCCGGAGATCTCCTGGTGCTTTATCAACTACAGTGATAAATATTCTAGTGTGCTGTGGTGTGCTAGATAACTTGCATCTAAAGCTGATTGGCATTTCTCTTTTAAGAAgcactttttttctgtgcaaagtCGAtttctctagaagaaaaaaaatactaactttCCTCTAAAACTACTTGAGTTTTtgtgggtgggaggggaaaacACTAATATTGTTAAAAATATCATTGAGCATCTGAAAACCATTTACAGACCAAGAGGGAATTAAATGCTTCAATAAGGGGTAACGGAAAGCCAGGAACCAGCTTTCAGATACCCTCATTTCTGGATATAACCCTGCTGTGTAGTTCTGAGAGGCAGGAGATGTTGGATCTGCCTGCGTTGTTGCGTATGCCACATCATCCTCTGTGAATGGGAGCTGCCTACCCatgtcttcccttcctcctccctttgacTTCTTCTGTAGTACGCGCCCTTCCGGTTTCTGCTCCAGATGACTTTGTCTTTTCCCCCAGAACAACtccaaaacatttcaaattcttatttctcatttaaataagCAATATGGTAGATTTTTGCAGTTATATTTGCACAGTATGTCTTATCCACTTATGGGCTAGGAAGAATGGTTCTTGAACTGTCAAATTGACCAAAGAAGCAGGATTTGGGGTTCCATTCCTATCCCTGTTAAGGGTTAGAAGAGTCATTAAAGAACAAATTCTCAGAATTAGTTTCCCACTGCAAAGTGAGAAACTCCACTGTGTCTCTCCTAACCATACTGTCAGGCTAAATGCATTCATGCCCACAAAACACCTTGAGGTCCTCATATTGGAAGAGGCAACAGAAGAACTGCCAATACAGTGGTTAGTCAAAAAACATGGAGTTAGTTCCAGTTTTGTTTTCCAACATTTCAGTTccattcatttgtttattttgagcaaatcattttaaaattcatttcctgACTTTGAAGCGTGCCTATGTTCCAAAGTGCAAACTTATCCCCCCTGGGGATGTGGGAACTGTCCCATGAATCCAGAGGAGGTGATGAGTAAGGAGACTTTCTTGGCAGCGGCACAACTAGAACTTATGGAAAGTTGCTATCAACGCAGTGCTGAGCTTTCTAGGAATAAGTTTAGACGGAAAGGGAGCATGAGATGGGAGACTGAGGAGAGAAGAGAACTGAtggagagcagcctgggagaacgCTTGGTCAGTAGTGGATAACTGCAAATCTACAGTGCTCTTGCTAGCTTTAATCTGATTAGTAGAGCAAAAAAACATGTATGCAACCCAGGTCTTTTAGAGGGCTTCTTGCCTGTGCTGAGCCTCTGTTGTTGCAGCTGTGCCTTTCCTTATGACACCTGAGCTAGCTAGTTTGAGCGTGTCAGCGGTACTCTGGCTAGAGTCATGACTGCTGTGTGGGTGGACTGCAATGAGCAGCAGGAAGGTAGGATGGTgtcaggagcaggagagaaggaaaagagaaaaaagctgggcagagcaggccagGCTGAGGAGGTGTGGGAAGGGCCTTCAAGGGGTTTCTGAAGCGCCGCATTATTTATCATCCTGCAGCTCTAAGTGCTACACAGGATCCCCAGTGAGAGTGAAAACAAGGTTAAAGAACTGAATAGCCTGTAGGGGTTATTACACTCTGAGCCTGGTTGCTGAGACTTCTGCCGGTGTCCTGCAGAAACCAGGTAAAATTCTCAGCTTTGGCCCTCTgaacagcaacagcagaaacGATACAGCAGGAAAGACCTCAGGCAACAGTTTCATCCACCTCCCTGTGCAGAACAGGATCAGATATACCCACGTACCCTGCATATCTGCTCTTAAGAAACTCCACTGAAAGGGGTCCCCCTGTGGAGCCCATTCTAGAATATCCCACCCTGTGCCTGGAAGACTTTTCTAATGTCTTCAATCTTCTTTTGCTGCAAATTaacacttttgttttttcctttagccAGTGGATGTCATAAGTTGTTGGCAACCATCCCTCCTGTGACAACTTGTTACAGATTGGATTTTATAATACTCcacaaaagtttttgtttttctataggCATATGTGCTTTCCATATAATCTGTAGTAAAGGTGCACTGAAGTAGGATTCTTTCTGCATTTCCTCCTACTTTGTTTTCTAAACTCTGAGCTTTCAAACAAGCCAGGATAGCTCATGGAGAGGGGACTGCAAAgctgaagagcaggaggtgcgAGGGCCAAGCCTCATCTGCTCTCTGGAGTGAAGCTGgtaggcagggaggagaggatggAAATACATTGCTTAACATAACAATGCATAGCATAAAATACCTCTCATTCTCCTCAGACAGTAGGATTACTGCTGAGAATGAAATTGTTAATAGTTTGTAACATCATTTCGGCTGTTGTCACAGGAATATTATGGGTTGCATAGCCGTGAGGTAAGGTACTAGAGGAATGCTGTGACTAAGTTTCCTGGAACAAATTAAACACTGGCTTTTTTAAGCATGTGAGCCTGCAGAGCATAACAAAACAGGGATCTTCATTCTCTAAACACTGTGGATGTGTTCTATGCCTgatatttttccagcttttaaGTTGGAAGGGGAAATCTTGGAGAGCTTCACTGTTGATGATTCATACTTAagataaaacacacattttttaatAGCAAGAATAATCAGTCATCAGAATAGGCTAGCCAACGCTGTGGTAAATCCTCTGGCAGTCTGTGATTGGaagagctctttctgctctttttcatcTGCAAATTACTGAGTTCTGCAGGAATCACTTGGTGAAACCTAGGGACCTGTGTTTTCCATTTCAGATTATGTGATAACACAGTCTCTTCTAACTGGTGATCTATGACTATCCACTGATTAAAAACAGTCAAGGGAATGTTTCATATGCCAATACTTTGTGTCTTCTTAGTGTGGGTTTTTTAATCATGTTTCCTAGGTTTTACTTGGTGCTAGACACTTCCCTACCTTACCAACATCAATTTAAAGCCAAAATGTGatattttgtctgttctcttaTTCAGAGTAAGAGGAAGAGATTGCCTTTCTCTGTAATTTATCTGTAGCAATCAGCACAGAGTATTGGAATTTCCTTTGAGGAACTACCCCCCACTCTTAGCTCCTGTCCCCTTCCCAGCAAGCGGTTAGAGGGTTtgctaagcactttttttttttttttaacctaaacaaAGCAAAGCTTGTGCAATAGGATGGTGAATATACATGCGCTGTTCTCCCTGCTTCCTCGTAACTTCTGAACCAACTGGCCAGTTTCTACCCAGTTTGATAGAAGGAAAGCGGAAACAGTTGCTATGAGAGCAACTTCCTATCTTCCTGTGACTGACTGGCATCTGGGCAGTGGAAGGAGGCTGTAGTGTTGCTCCCCACCAAGGGGACGACTGCAGCATGAGCTCAATGTTTTTTAGACTCCAGGGAGCCGCATGAAGATACTAAGGACAGCCCAGATAGTAGTACGAGAGACTGCACTTGGCTAGGCACCAGAGGGCTGGAGAGGGGCGCACACAGGCAGGGAACGAGGCTATTTCAGCTCAGGTACTCCCAGGGCAGCTGGCAGGACAGGAGCAAAtgaggcagagaggagattttCTGAGGGAAGCCCAAATGTGGCAGTCACGGAAGAGCAATTCAGCTCCTCAGCTTTCCCTCCTAGCTCAGGCCCTTGGCTCTGCTTGGATACTTCCCACTGCTTTGCAGGAGGAGATGGTCCAGGCCCCAGCCACGCTCTCCGGCCAGTGCAGCTGACTGGCAGGGAAGGATGACTTGGGAACTGCACTGTATacagcagctccagctctgcgCCAGCCACGGCGCCCAGTGCTTCTCCTTCCTCCGGGCTTGTGGTTAGCACAGCATTGAGTTCACCCCAGCCTGACCGCAGCCTGTGCAACACGCCCTCCTGCGCAGCAAAGCTGCAGTGTGCCAGTCCTGATGAGTCGTCTTTGCTCCCGTTTGGGACAAATGGCTCTTAAACAGCTGATATTTAAAAGGGGGTTTTATTGCCAAATCTTAAAGCTCTTTACAAGCAGGAGACAAAGTGCTGCCTTTGCACTGGCcgcagcagctgcttttcagatCGTTGGCCACGTTTGCTCGCTTGCAAGCTCACTTCCTTCCTGTCACAAGCGTGTAACCTGGTGGCATAGCCTGAAACACAGAATTGCACCCCACTTCTCCATGCCCAGAGGGATTTTAGGCACAAGAAAGCAGCCTTAGTACAGTCAGGAATTAGATGAGTAagttaaaagggagaaaaaaaaaaagtgcatggtGGCAGGATGTACTCTGAAGATGGAGTTGCTGTATAAGGTCAGAGCAAAGGCTTTCTAGAACAGGATCCTGTCTCTGAGTGCGGCCAGCAGTGCTGTTTTCAGCAGAGCATGTAAGAAGCTCTAGAAGGCAGTTACAGAATAACCCACCCTCCTGCCTCAGGCAGAGACTGGCTCATGACCAGGATGAGAATAGCAAGGGGGAAAACTGCAGAAGGCACACAGTGCATCGCTTCCTATAAAGTCCAGGTGAATCAGGCTTACAGCTGGGCTAGTCGTCTTAGGATGAAACTGCTAaccctattaaaaaaacaataattgAAAACAAAGAGTCCCTAACATAATGTTTTCAGCAGTTCAGTTACTGAGTGCTATGGCGAGTCCACTTAAGTTATACTTATTTACAAGACATAATACAATCTAGCGGGTTCTGTTAGTACAGCAAATGCAGTATTTAGCCATCGCTTGTAAAATGATTTAGCTTGCCCATTTCCTAACAAGTAtaggttttttttctattaagattCCTACTGAGGGGTGTTCAGTAAAATGTCAgacactttttcatttttcattaggaTATTCAatactatataaaaatatacagtaaataTAAGCACATCCTGTAGGTCTGGCTGTAACAGGTAGGGATGTCTCAGTATTTTCATTTGCCAGATGGGTCAAGACTGCCACAAGAAAACACCTGTGAGAGCAAAAGCATCTGCATGTATTAGGGGACTAAGTTATCCCATGAGCAGTTTCCATTCTCAAGGATTTTCAGTTCCAGGCTTTGATTTGCCCATCCTCAAGTTTAGGACTGGCTTCAACTTTGGGATATGAGCCTGTACCCAGAGTTTGCCCTGGTTGGTGTGTCTTCCGGTTAGCATGATCTTCTTTTCCCCATCTAGTTTATCTCTTGTTATATAACTGTGCCTTGCAAAAGCCTGCCTGCTCTCTGAACCTGATGTCCCTAGACCAGTGCACACCAGGTTCTGACAGCTCACCTTCATACCACACAGTGTTCGGTAAACAAAAGTGCACatgcagaaaaatacatttagatAGCAGATAGGCACTGAATATTGTCTCTATTTAAATTAGCCCTTGTCCTAAAGTATATCTGAAAGGTGAACAAGACCTGTGGTTCACATTGAATCTACAGCAGCAAATTACACAGATCCAGAGTTTGCTCTTGGGCCACATGCCTGGGAGTGGGCTCAGGACTTAGGAATCTTTTTGTCTCAAAGCAAAGTTTTTTGGCACCTGAGCTCTGAGCGTCTGACTGCGTAGAATTTTCCATATGAGAGAATAACAAGTGATTTTCCATGCAATGTCTATGGCTGGCTTGAGAGAGGGACAGACCATTGAAATCCAGGCTGTTCTAATCAAAAGAAGTAAAAGCACCTATTCTAGTGACTACCTGTCTTGCTGGCTCTGGGTGGTGCAAACCATGAACGTTTGCAAGCACCAAGATGACACTGCTGTGCTCAGAACTGAACTGCCCTTTGCCTACTCTCAGCAGAGGCTCAGAAGAAGCTTTACTGGGCTGCTGCTGTGGGAGGTGTTTGCAGCCCCTTGCAGCCTTGTGGATCCTGCAAAATCataaaaggaagaacagaagaaaaaccatCTGGTGAGCTAAGAGTGCAGTGCtggcaaatgggagaaaagaGCATAGATAAAGTGTCACTCCTTAAAACTAGGCTGTAAAGATTGCCCTTTTCTGCGCTCTCTGAGTCTCAAGCAAAGAAGGTCTCCTTCAGGATGTTATATGATTCTCCTCAGAGCAAACACTATTGAGAATGGGGCAGGAAACCAGCTCAGGCACAGGGCTACACAGCAGGGGTGCAAAGACAGGATTTTATCACCACTTTGATCACTAGATACCAAGGGAACTGTGGCTGCTTTCAGCAGGTGGGGGGAGAAGTTGTGGGAATTATGCCAGAGCCTTCTGCAGTATCTTCCTCAGACCCTTGAGTAGTGATGCCTTTTTATTTCAATACACTTAAGCCACTGGGCCCAGCCCCAAAACCGTGTGTGCAAAATGCCTTTCCCTCCATGTACTCAGCATTTAAACAGTTGTTCAAATTACAGATGTCTGTGCCAAACCATGGCTCTCAGGCTAGCCAGGACACAGCAGGTAAGAAACTGTTCAAATAACAGGAAGGAGGATTTCATCCAGACCTCTTGCCTGATGTGCACGCTCCTGTCAGTTAACATCCTAAGGCAATGAAGAGAGAGAGCCTACAGCTAAAGAAACATATATCCTTAGAGAACGAGCTTCTTAATGGTAGGCTCTCCTAGGAAGACATAAGCTCTCCAAACATCTGGCTAATTGCTCCAGCTATCGTGAGGGAACTCATCAGATAGTTACGTTCCTTAAAAACAGATGTGTTGTGCTGCTCTAACGCACGCCTTCTAAGGCTAAGTGTAACCTGCTCTGCATCTTTGCCTCTGTTTCCCTACTAATAAAATGGGAACAATTAATACTTGCCTGGCAATGATGCATTGAGACTTTCATTCACTTACACAGTGCTTAGCAAACACCTAAAGCTTTGCACAGCCAGAATCAGAAGTGTGTCTTCGTACAGCTGCTCTAGATCTGTGAACACTGCTTGCAGTCAGGAGCTGGCCAGTGTTGTTTGCCTCTGTGTGAGGTCATTTTTTAACAGTGGATGTGGTTTTGTGAGTATCTTTGGAGAAGATTAAACCATTTATCCTTACATTCCCAGATGTCACTGGTCCAGGTGGTCCAGGAAAACTTGCCAGCAAGTGAACAAACTAGTAAAATTTTTTCTGACTCGGTTTCCTTTAATGATTTTAGTAGCAAAACCAGACAGGTGCCAGTGTAATCTGGGTATTGGCATGTCTGTAAACACAGATAGCCAAGGGCTCTTGCCAGAATAGCCATTTTCTGCTCCTTTAAAAAATCTGACTCAGTTTAGTCGCCAGTGATTTTTAAGGCCCGGTCCACTGACTTGAAAGGACTTTGGACCGAGTCCTTAAAGAACATTCACATTTTCGTAACTGTTCAATGTCCTGTAACCTTCTACTGTGCTAAGAGGATTAGAACTGGGCTACGATGTACAgcatgaagaaagagagaaagatgctATAACTGAAAGCTCAATTCTGTCCCATAAACGTGGTGTGTGCACAGCAAAACACCATCTTTTAAACACTGGCCTAGCAGTGGTACAATTCATAAATGGCACATGTTTAGctcttattttaagaaagaagtCTCTTGGAGGAGTATATCAGGGAGCACTTCTCCTATAAAGAGTCACTAGATCCTTTTgcttccctttctgtttctctgttgcttcttttttcagTTCTCCAAAATCTTTAATTTCTTGTAAGACTTGTGTAGCTTGCCGAAGTTGTTCTACTGCCTCATTGAGTAACGTTTCTGCCATCGCTGGGGGTCCATTCCCTTCCTGGGCCTGTTCCAAACCTCCACGTAAAACCTTCTGCAGAAGtttttctgtcttctcccttTCATTAGCAACCTTCTCCTCCATTTTAGCTACATAGTGATGGGAAAGCTTGGGGAAGCCTTGACTTGGAAGTGCTCTCTGTGTAGTTTGGGAATCAGACAGCAAGTCTCCCAGAGAAGAACTGCGAAGTTTGAGAGCTGAAGTGCTTTCTACAGATGTTTTCTTCTCAGTAGTCACTTTTACACTCTCATGGCATGTTTCTGTAACTAAGGAAGTCTCTCTCTGTTCTGCTAATGTTTGCTGTTCCTTCTCTTCAGAGGTTCTCTCATTTCCTTCTTCAGTTTCAGCTTTTGGAGATGTGGATTCTGCTACTTCACTGTCTTCGATCCCATTCATGGGGGGCTTGGAACTGCAAGACTCCAGGTCTTCCAAACCGTCAGCTTCCACGTCACCCTGGCAGGAGTTCATAGCGGCTAGCAATTTTTCTGACAGAACCTTAGGAGGAACAAGAGGCTTTGTAACATCTGCTGTGGCAATCTCTACAAGATTCTCTTTGCTACCATCTGCTGATGATTTCAAGTCTTCTGTGTTTTCAGGCTCAGGGACCGGTTGGTCCCAAGTTACTTTTAGCTTGTCTGGCACGCGCTTGGGAAGAGGAATTGGAGCTTTTGCTGTGCCCTTGTTGCTGACCTCCATGAGGGTCTCTATGTTCTCCTCACTTGGTGCTTTGGATCCTTCCACATTCTCCTCTCTGCTTACAGAGTCCTCTTCCATGGCATTGACACTGTCCTTTGATGCTATACTTTCCTTAAGCTTCTTATCTGGAGGCAATGGAGGAGACAAAGGTGTTTTATGTTCCTGGTCGGGAATGCTATTCTCtgcatcttgtttttcttttgtgtcaGTGGGCTTTGTAGGCGGCATAGGTGGCTTTGGAGTTTCCTTCTGAGGTGGGGGATTGTCACTTTCGCTGATAGTGGAGTCCAAGTTTGGTGGTCCGTTGTCCACTATATCCAGATCTAGTCTCAGGATACCATCTGATGTAGACTTGGCAGCCTGAAACACAAGAGAgagctttttcagtttctgtccCATCATCAATTCCATGCTCAATCCTTTAACTTCAAGGAATTGCTGTGAATGCAGTGGTACAAATGCTTCCAGAATAAAACTCAAGTTGTGAGGTAAGGGGGAAGGATTACTGTTTCACACACCCATCCCCTTTTTATACTTACAGCTGTCAAAACTGCAAATAGGAGTAGCTAGTTGATGGCAAACGGGATGTTTGAAAGCAGCTTTTTCTATAGCTCAAGAGCAATCTGGAGCTTGTGCTTCTTCCATGCAGTATCACCCTGTGCTACCCTCTAACAGCCCTAGCAAGCTGAACTAGCATTAATCTACTAAGTGAAACCCAGTGAGATCTGATATGCCAAAATTTAATGAGCTATGATAATTACGAGTCCTGAGCATTCCACCCGACAGAGAAGAAAGTAGGGTCAAAGCATTTACACTGCAGCAAATCTCGAAAGCATTGAATGAGGCACTTCCATCCTTCTGCATACCCCCACTTCTTCTGCAGATCACCACATTATGTGAATGTCATGAGTGTTCTTGCTGCTGAGTTATTTTCTACCTGATAGTGCAGCAACTTGCACAAGAATATCAAAGCCAATAACCACAAGCAGTCAAGAATTAGGACCCCCCTGCAGAATTTATTTTACTGCTTCCTTTAAGAAGGACATTTAGAAACCAGTTCTGTTTTCCTCTCAGTTATGAGCAGTCAGCTCTGCCATGTTTGGATTCTTTGTCCTGTGGCAGCTGGATCTTTCGACCCCCCTCATTTACAGTGTGCCTTCCCAAAGCACggctgctttctgcttttaagACTGTTCTATTTACTTGAACAGATAAAGCAAGTTATCTTTGGACTGTCAATGTGTGTTGGGATCGCTTGGCCAGGGGTACTAACGTAAGGCCATTGCCTTCCGGTTGCTTCCTCCAACCTGATGTCATCACTGTCTTACTGGGGCTAAACCTCAGCCAGTTAGTCCTCCTTCAAACCACAGGCAGTATGCAAATCTCTCCAGTAGGGTAGTTATACTACAGAAGATGGAGTTAGTAAAGACCCTGCAGTCTGAGCTCAATcctgcagagaaagaaatgcGGTGACAGTTCCTGTGTGAGGGACCCTAAGCTAGAAAGAAGCACAGTTACAACTAGGGCCAGACTCGCACAGTGTAGCGTTTAGTTAAGGTCTCCCTGGCCTTTCCAGCCCACAAGAGAGCCAGAGGCAAGCTGCATCCTGGCTGCTTGGCCTTGACCTCTCCTTACCCTGGACTGCTTTGACACTGAAAATCATCTTTCATCCCATTTCCTTCACTATACTACAGCCAACAGCTACGTTTCTGTTTACTGATGGTtgagatttttgtttcttaaagaaaagGCAGATACTTCTGTTTAggtattattgtttttttccagttattcataaaataaattaactgCCTGATCAGCATCTTTGCTGCATCCTCATACCAGTTTCATAAGAGAACAGGTACTGTGTACAGGTTTCCATATCCAACCTTGGCTGCTACAGAGGTCTGGGCTTATCCTCAGCCTTTCAGACCTCATTCAGGCTGATTCAAGAATACTTCTCCTTGGGACCTGGATGGATATGATAACTCAGAGCATACAAACTTTGCCTGGTCTTTGATTCCCACTTGGGAATGAAATATGCAAACCTCCTCCTGTTCCTAACCCTTCATTTGATTTCCACATAGAGACTGTAAAGTTATCCCCAATACTAATGCTTATAGCAGCTCAGTAGTTAGGGGTTTCCATCTGATTCAACACCAGCTCACATGTTATGTTCTCAGTCTCCAGTGCTCACGTGGGACCTGTTTCAATGCGAAATATTAACACTTAAAAATAGCAAACTTAAGGTGAGAGCCTTGGTAAGAGCTGAAACGCGAGGCGTGGAACATGACAAACAGTATTATTGCAGTAGGAATTCTGGAAGTGCATCTGTGCAGCTGAAACCTCTTTTAGGCCGTGAGACTAAAGCAACCGTGATACATATCTTTCTGCAGGTCccatcccttccctttcccctgcttCCTGCTTTTGAATTTGTAAGCCAGCTTCCCCTGTATTTGGCTAAAGGTGAGAGGTCTTACAGATATTAATGTCCGAGGTATCTCATGAAAATAGCGAGCTGAGTAGGGGAGCGAGATCTTATTAGTGCCTAGGGAATGGCTTCCTACTTTACGGGACTCATATCAGACAACAGAGAATGCATGCTTTATTGCTTCTGCTATTTTTGCtatgttttgttctgttgttttctggaGGGATGGATAGGGATTTCTGATTTATTCCTATGCATTTCTCCAGAAAAGACACTCTACCTCGATTTCTATGCAAAGTAAAAAGTTTTGGGGTGTCTCACTGTCTGTATTAGGGTCATCTGTAGGGAGGCATAAGTCAGGGTCTGCGATATTTGAAGAAGGAGGGTTTGATTTAAAACCTTGATTGGTTTAGCGTAATACTCTTCTAAAATCTCAATACATGATCTGTGCAAACTGCTTCATAAATCACAGGAATCATGTATTAATAAGAATCTCCCATAGAAATGAACCACAGGTTTATTTTGTGgtgttttgatttccttttttttttttttagtgacagaTGCAGAAAAGCATCAAAAGGTAGACAGGCTAGTCTATAAAACTGCCCTGGAGAATAATGTCTTCtgtttcagacctgaagaagggCTTGTAAGCCTGAaagtttgtcttctttttccagttagttaaagaaaaaaatatagtttcttCCCACAAACCGTGCAGTTCTTGCACCTTCACACCATCGTGGCTACAAAACCATCGcttcttagaaaataaatatagtaGGAGCTTCGGTCTCTTCTGATTAAAGTGAAACTGTAATGGCTCTCAGCAGACAGTGAAGCAGCCCATGAGTTATGGAAAGCTCAATATATCATAACATGTTGCAGCAGCTACCAATCTATGGGAACTCAGAGATTTGTTAAAGAGCTGCTGTTGGTGTTTTCCCCGGAGGAGGCTGTTTCCTGTGTGAGCTTTCCTGGGGCTGCATGCACCTGGGGTTTTCCCTGGGGTTTTATATGTACCTGGAAGGAAAGGCCTGCTCAGGTACTGCTCTTGCTGATCCCAGGGGGGAGATTGCTCATGCCTGCGGCTGACTTCAGGGCGCTGCAGCCCCCC includes these proteins:
- the PLEKHO2 gene encoding pleckstrin homology domain-containing family O member 2 isoform X2, translated to MRLLPTPGLSGCSTRKASDLRACTSGGLSPAEVKPSTAQRDKNDTKEDVAENPKSTPTAEKFGWIKKSSGGLLGLWKDRYIQLHKTQLVVYEDEDEQKCIETVELESYDKCQELRALLKKKNRFILIRSPGKKVHDIKFQAPTLEEKESWIKALNEGINRGKNKIFDEVKVDESLSLDHVTRDRVKMTQGRRPPTRSHLKEAAKSTSDGILRLDLDIVDNGPPNLDSTISESDNPPPQKETPKPPMPPTKPTDTKEKQDAENSIPDQEHKTPLSPPLPPDKKLKESIASKDSVNAMEEDSVSREENVEGSKAPSEENIETLMEVSNKGTAKAPIPLPKRVPDKLKVTWDQPVPEPENTEDLKSSADGSKENLVEIATADVTKPLVPPKVLSEKLLAAMNSCQGDVEADGLEDLESCSSKPPMNGIEDSEVAESTSPKAETEEGNERTSEEKEQQTLAEQRETSLVTETCHESVKVTTEKKTSVESTSALKLRSSSLGDLLSDSQTTQRALPSQGFPKLSHHYVAKMEEKVANEREKTEKLLQKVLRGGLEQAQEGNGPPAMAETLLNEAVEQLRQATQVLQEIKDFGELKKEATEKQKGKQKDLVTLYRRSAP